A region of Vibrio chagasii DNA encodes the following proteins:
- a CDS encoding lysine exporter LysO family protein codes for MFTGMIFIFAPLVVGYLFSISNTQTLEFINRSTSRLIYVILALMGLSLAALDNLGSNLQTILLYTVTFFVCLSVCNLMALPAIDKVLPLKTDSSQKKLPLSSMAMESAKLILVVGSGLIAGLILPIGLHWVDTASEWILFVLLFFIGIQLRNSGLTLRQILLNKHGMVIAVTIVTTSMLGGVIAAYLLDIPLFKALAMSSGFGWYSLAGILMGDAFGPVYGGASFMLELLRELVALVLIPVLIRSYPCTSIGYAGATAMDFTLPVIQTTGGVRCVPIAIVSGFILSLLVPILMLFFVSLAN; via the coding sequence ATGTTTACAGGGATGATCTTCATATTTGCTCCACTTGTTGTGGGGTATCTATTCTCAATTTCAAACACCCAAACGCTAGAATTCATCAACCGCTCTACATCGCGTTTGATCTATGTAATTCTAGCGCTGATGGGATTAAGCCTTGCCGCGCTTGATAATCTTGGTAGCAACCTACAGACAATCCTTCTTTACACTGTCACTTTCTTTGTCTGCTTGAGCGTTTGTAACCTGATGGCACTGCCCGCGATAGACAAAGTACTGCCACTCAAAACAGACAGTAGTCAAAAGAAGCTGCCCCTTTCTTCGATGGCAATGGAGTCTGCCAAACTCATTTTGGTTGTCGGCTCAGGCCTTATCGCAGGACTCATTCTGCCTATCGGCCTTCATTGGGTCGATACAGCAAGTGAATGGATTCTGTTCGTTCTTCTATTCTTCATTGGCATCCAGCTGCGAAACAGTGGGCTGACTCTGAGACAAATCTTGCTCAACAAACATGGCATGGTCATCGCTGTCACGATAGTCACCACCTCTATGTTAGGCGGTGTTATCGCTGCTTATTTGTTGGATATTCCCCTGTTTAAAGCGCTAGCCATGTCTTCTGGTTTTGGCTGGTACTCTTTGGCTGGAATACTAATGGGCGATGCATTTGGTCCGGTCTACGGCGGAGCATCATTCATGCTTGAGCTACTGAGAGAGCTTGTCGCGTTAGTCCTGATTCCAGTGCTTATTCGTAGCTATCCATGTACGTCTATTGGTTATGCAGGAGCTACCGCCATGGACTTCACTTTGCCTGTCATTCAAACAACAGGCGGCGTTCGCTGTGTGCCTATCGCGATTGTTAGTGGATTTATATTGAGTCTACTCGTGCCCATTTTGATGTTGTTCTTTGTATCTCTTGCTAACTAG
- the panP gene encoding putative pyridoxal-dependent aspartate 1-decarboxylase: MVTEQKTADVSFDSLLRIFTVPEGPDSTLTQIEDKLSRNLNQFLREHIVAEEKPLREIEKDFSNAHIPEQPEFVSEHTEHLLDSLVSHSVHTSSPSFIGHMTSALPYFLMPLSKIMIALNQNLVKIETSKAFTPLERQVLGMLHRLIYQDDDAFYSRWMHSANHSLGAFCSGGTIANITALWVARNNALKAQGSFKGVEKEGLFKAMKHYDYEGLAILVSERGHYSLKKAADVLGIGQEGLVSVKTDNDNRICTDDLRLKIEQLKQNKIKPFAVIGVAGTTETGNIDPLRDIAEVCAESDCHFHVDAAWGGATLMSNNHRHLLDGIELADSVTIDAHKQLYIPMGAGMVLFKKPDAMTAIEHHAQYILRKGSKDLGSHTLEGSRSGMAMLVYAAMHIISRPGYELLIDQSINKARYFADLIKEQDDFELVSEPELCLLTYRYVPEAVKAALLKAAPEQRVELNQLLNELTKFIQKKQRETGKSFVSRTRLNPEAWAHQPIIVFRVVLANPLTGNEILSSVLEEQREISKLAPNLMSKITQLVTQINA; encoded by the coding sequence ATGGTTACGGAACAAAAAACAGCAGATGTTAGCTTCGACAGTCTTCTACGTATCTTCACGGTACCTGAAGGCCCAGATTCAACACTCACTCAAATTGAAGACAAACTTTCACGAAACCTGAATCAATTCTTACGTGAACACATCGTGGCTGAAGAAAAGCCGCTGCGTGAAATTGAGAAAGATTTTTCAAATGCTCATATCCCAGAGCAACCTGAGTTTGTTTCTGAACATACTGAGCATCTCCTCGATTCTCTTGTATCGCACTCGGTTCATACTTCATCGCCAAGCTTCATTGGTCACATGACGTCTGCCCTGCCTTACTTTTTGATGCCGCTTTCAAAAATCATGATTGCGCTCAATCAGAACCTAGTAAAGATCGAGACTTCCAAAGCTTTCACCCCCCTAGAACGTCAAGTTCTGGGTATGCTACATCGCTTGATCTATCAAGACGATGATGCGTTCTATTCTCGTTGGATGCACAGTGCCAATCACTCATTAGGGGCGTTTTGTTCTGGTGGTACTATCGCGAACATTACTGCGCTTTGGGTCGCACGTAACAATGCACTAAAAGCACAGGGCTCGTTCAAAGGTGTCGAGAAAGAAGGTTTATTCAAAGCCATGAAACACTACGACTACGAAGGCCTGGCCATCTTAGTCTCTGAACGTGGTCACTACTCTCTGAAAAAAGCTGCTGACGTGCTGGGTATTGGTCAGGAAGGTCTTGTATCAGTTAAAACGGATAACGATAACCGTATTTGTACTGACGACCTACGACTGAAGATCGAGCAGCTCAAGCAGAACAAGATTAAGCCTTTCGCCGTTATCGGTGTCGCTGGTACAACTGAAACCGGTAATATCGATCCGCTAAGAGATATTGCAGAGGTATGTGCTGAGTCTGACTGCCACTTCCATGTGGATGCAGCTTGGGGCGGCGCGACTTTGATGTCTAATAATCATCGCCACCTACTTGATGGAATTGAACTAGCTGACTCTGTCACTATCGATGCTCACAAGCAGCTTTACATCCCAATGGGCGCTGGCATGGTTCTGTTTAAGAAACCAGACGCGATGACTGCGATTGAGCACCACGCTCAATATATCCTGCGTAAGGGCTCTAAAGACTTAGGTAGCCATACGTTGGAAGGCTCTCGCTCAGGTATGGCGATGCTGGTTTATGCTGCAATGCACATCATCAGTCGTCCAGGCTATGAACTGCTGATCGATCAAAGCATCAACAAAGCACGTTACTTTGCCGACCTGATTAAAGAACAAGATGATTTCGAGTTAGTCTCTGAACCAGAGCTTTGTCTACTGACGTATCGCTACGTTCCTGAAGCAGTAAAAGCAGCCCTACTTAAAGCCGCTCCTGAGCAACGTGTAGAGTTGAATCAACTTCTGAACGAACTAACTAAGTTTATCCAGAAGAAACAGCGCGAAACCGGAAAGTCATTTGTCTCTCGTACTCGACTAAACCCTGAAGCGTGGGCTCACCAACCCATCATCGTTTTCCGCGTAGTGTTGGCTAACCCGCTAACGGGCAATGAGATTCTTTCTTCAGTACTTGAAGAGCAGCGTGAAATTTCAAAACTAGCACCAAACTTAATGAGTAAAATCACTCAACTAGTTACGCAAATCAACGCATAG
- a CDS encoding MurR/RpiR family transcriptional regulator → MNTLEKIQKNLENFSKSERKVAEVIMASPQTAIHSSIATLAKMADVSEPTVNRFCRRLDTKGFPDFKLHLAQSLANGTPYVNRNVEEDDGPDAYTHKIFESTMACLDVAKNSLDAMQVNRAVDLLTQAKRISFFGLGASSAVAKDAQNKFIRFNIPITCFEDIVMQRMSCINCSDNDVIVLISHTGRTKSQVEIANLARENGATVIAITAKDSPLDKASSLSISLDVPEDTDVYMPMASRVVQMTVIDVLATGFTLRRGSGFRENLKRVKESLRDSRYEKYSQF, encoded by the coding sequence ATGAATACATTAGAAAAAATACAAAAAAACCTGGAAAATTTCAGCAAGTCTGAGCGCAAGGTAGCCGAAGTAATTATGGCTTCCCCTCAAACTGCAATCCATTCTAGCATTGCTACCTTAGCTAAAATGGCTGACGTAAGTGAGCCTACAGTTAACCGCTTCTGTCGTCGTTTAGACACAAAGGGCTTCCCTGACTTTAAACTTCACCTTGCTCAAAGCTTGGCGAATGGTACACCTTATGTGAACCGTAATGTCGAAGAAGATGATGGCCCTGATGCTTACACGCATAAAATCTTCGAATCAACAATGGCATGCCTAGACGTTGCGAAAAACAGTCTAGATGCGATGCAAGTGAACCGCGCGGTTGACTTGCTGACTCAAGCAAAACGCATTTCATTTTTCGGACTCGGTGCTTCTTCTGCCGTAGCAAAAGACGCTCAAAACAAGTTTATTCGTTTTAATATTCCAATCACGTGTTTTGAAGACATCGTGATGCAACGAATGAGCTGCATTAACTGCAGTGATAACGACGTTATCGTACTGATCTCTCACACAGGTCGAACAAAGAGCCAAGTTGAAATTGCCAACCTAGCTCGTGAAAACGGTGCAACGGTTATCGCTATCACAGCGAAAGACTCTCCACTTGATAAGGCAAGCTCGCTGTCTATCTCATTGGATGTGCCAGAAGACACTGACGTTTACATGCCAATGGCAAGCCGTGTCGTTCAGATGACGGTTATCGATGTATTAGCAACGGGCTTTACACTGCGTCGCGGCTCAGGTTTCAGAGAGAATCTAAAGCGTGTCAAAGAGTCACTACGTGATTCACGCTACGAGAAATACTCTCAGTTTTAA
- a CDS encoding iron-containing alcohol dehydrogenase, which translates to MFQFMTSTKIIFGDGALSASLSLFNQYGYSVLLVTGNTLQRTSIVTDYLDAQSMRYQHIAVSGEPNIKMVEEAAISARRFKPDMVVAMGGGSAIDMGKALAAVLPNQGNLYDYVEVVGRNVPLKTKPLPFIAIPTTASTGAEMTKNAVLKSGQDQVKISLRSPDMLADVAIVDPTFTHGTNLYLSGRGAMDAFTHLMEAYVCGDPNPLTDMICEEGLRKLSGSVVQACVYDEPQARSDLAFASMLGGMAITNAKLGAAHGLASALGGKISAPHSVITARLAPFVMLENIEVAREQQRSDILERYQRIAQIVTGKAQASAEDAISWLSEVLDTLKLPSLLEFGVCEAQFEEVSADALKSVAIKGNPLPLNQERLIHILQQVCEKCHCGEAQGEVTFRHNDDVSQIAESSFTIINSYASENSVVEKGNSWTI; encoded by the coding sequence ATGTTTCAATTTATGACATCTACAAAGATCATCTTTGGTGATGGAGCACTCTCCGCTTCATTGTCTCTCTTTAACCAATATGGCTACAGCGTGTTATTAGTGACCGGGAATACACTCCAGCGCACTTCAATTGTCACTGATTATCTAGACGCTCAAAGCATGCGTTATCAACACATCGCGGTTTCTGGTGAGCCTAATATCAAAATGGTCGAAGAGGCGGCGATATCAGCTCGGCGATTTAAGCCTGATATGGTTGTCGCTATGGGCGGTGGCAGTGCGATAGACATGGGCAAAGCGTTAGCTGCCGTATTACCTAACCAAGGTAACCTCTATGACTACGTTGAAGTGGTTGGGCGCAATGTCCCTCTAAAAACTAAACCGCTGCCATTTATTGCTATTCCCACAACCGCGAGCACCGGCGCAGAGATGACTAAAAATGCGGTACTCAAATCAGGGCAAGACCAAGTGAAGATCAGCTTACGAAGCCCAGATATGCTGGCTGATGTCGCGATTGTCGACCCGACATTCACTCATGGTACCAACCTGTATTTGTCGGGCAGGGGCGCGATGGACGCGTTCACTCACCTGATGGAGGCTTATGTGTGCGGAGATCCAAACCCATTGACGGATATGATCTGCGAAGAAGGGTTACGTAAGCTGAGTGGCTCCGTGGTACAAGCATGCGTTTATGATGAGCCTCAAGCACGATCAGATCTGGCGTTTGCTTCCATGCTTGGTGGTATGGCTATTACCAATGCCAAGCTAGGTGCTGCACACGGGTTAGCTTCTGCGTTGGGTGGAAAGATTTCAGCTCCGCACAGTGTGATTACGGCTCGATTAGCGCCATTTGTGATGCTAGAGAATATTGAGGTTGCAAGAGAGCAGCAGCGAAGTGACATTTTAGAACGCTACCAAAGGATTGCTCAAATTGTGACGGGTAAAGCGCAAGCCTCCGCAGAAGATGCAATTTCTTGGTTATCAGAAGTACTCGATACGCTCAAGCTACCAAGTCTATTAGAGTTTGGTGTTTGTGAAGCCCAATTCGAAGAGGTATCGGCTGATGCACTTAAGTCGGTTGCTATTAAAGGGAATCCATTACCATTGAATCAAGAGCGTTTGATACATATCCTGCAGCAGGTTTGTGAGAAGTGTCATTGTGGTGAAGCCCAGGGTGAAGTTACGTTTCGTCATAACGACGACGTGTCTCAAATTGCGGAGTCGAGTTTCACGATCATCAACTCTTATGCCTCAGAGAATAGTGTGGTGGAGAAGGGGAACAGCTGGACCATTTAA
- a CDS encoding GrxA family glutaredoxin, whose product MFVVIFGRPACPFCVRAKEHAETLKAKRDDFNYRYVDIHAEGISKADLEKTVGKPVETVPQIFIDQDHIGGCTEFEAYAKENLGLFD is encoded by the coding sequence ATGTTTGTTGTTATTTTTGGTCGCCCTGCTTGCCCATTCTGTGTTCGTGCAAAAGAGCATGCTGAAACTCTTAAAGCAAAACGCGATGACTTCAACTACCGCTATGTTGACATCCACGCTGAAGGCATCAGCAAAGCAGACCTAGAGAAGACAGTTGGTAAGCCAGTTGAAACGGTTCCACAAATCTTCATCGACCAAGACCACATCGGCGGCTGCACAGAATTTGAAGCATACGCAAAAGAAAACCTAGGTCTTTTCGACTAA
- a CDS encoding aspartate:alanine antiporter yields MNIDVVFLLEQNPILLIFVVLSIGLAIGKIRFGSLQLGNSIGVLITSLVMGHLGFSFNADALTIGFMLFIYCVGIEAGPNFFGIFFRDGKHYLILSLVVLSTAIALTYFCSEYLGLGFGLSAGMMAGALTATPILVGAQDALNSGLAEVPRNMDLSLIIENLSVGYAMAYLVGLISMIMFARLIPKLQKVNLHDSAEQIAQERGLGASGQRKVYLPIIRAYRVGQELISWTDGKNLRELGIYRQTGCYIERIRRNGILAHPDGDAILQEGDEIALVGFPDSHARLDPSFRNGKEVFDRNLLDLRIVEEEIVVKSDSIAGKRLSDLNLSEYGCFLNRVVRAQIEMPMDLNIVLAKGDVLQVSGEKSRVHGLAEKIGFISIHSQMADLMAFCSFFILGILFGLITMTFGQVSFGLGNAVGLLLSGIMLGFLRANHPTFGYVPQGALNMVKDLGLMFFMVGIGLSAGGKIFEHLTQVGPQVIGIALIVSVIPVFFAYLVGAYVLKMNRALLFGAIIGARTCAPAMDIVNDHARSTIPALGYAGTYAIANILMTLAGTFIIIIS; encoded by the coding sequence GTGAATATCGACGTTGTTTTTCTGCTAGAACAAAACCCCATTCTCCTCATCTTTGTTGTTTTATCGATTGGTTTGGCCATTGGTAAAATTCGTTTCGGTAGCCTGCAACTTGGTAATTCAATCGGTGTCCTGATTACTTCCCTTGTGATGGGTCACCTTGGTTTCTCATTTAACGCAGACGCCCTAACCATTGGCTTTATGCTATTCATCTACTGTGTTGGTATTGAAGCAGGACCAAACTTCTTTGGTATCTTTTTCCGAGATGGCAAACACTACCTGATCTTAAGTTTAGTGGTGCTCTCTACCGCTATAGCGCTTACTTACTTCTGTAGCGAGTACTTAGGCCTTGGTTTCGGACTTTCTGCCGGCATGATGGCTGGTGCACTGACCGCAACACCAATTTTGGTAGGTGCGCAGGACGCACTCAACTCAGGGCTTGCTGAAGTGCCAAGAAACATGGATTTAAGTCTGATTATCGAAAACCTATCGGTCGGTTACGCGATGGCTTATTTAGTTGGCCTTATCAGTATGATTATGTTTGCCCGTCTGATTCCAAAGCTTCAGAAAGTGAACCTACACGACTCAGCTGAACAAATTGCTCAGGAACGTGGCTTAGGTGCGTCAGGACAGCGCAAGGTTTATCTGCCAATCATTCGTGCTTATCGTGTTGGTCAAGAGCTGATCTCTTGGACAGACGGCAAAAACTTACGTGAGCTAGGTATCTACCGCCAAACGGGTTGTTATATCGAACGTATTCGCCGTAATGGCATTCTTGCCCACCCAGATGGTGATGCCATTCTCCAAGAAGGCGACGAGATCGCATTGGTTGGCTTCCCAGATAGTCACGCACGTCTGGATCCAAGCTTCCGTAATGGTAAAGAGGTTTTCGACCGTAACCTTTTGGACTTACGTATTGTCGAAGAAGAAATCGTCGTTAAAAGCGATAGCATCGCAGGTAAACGTCTTTCAGATCTAAACCTATCTGAATATGGCTGTTTCCTTAACCGCGTGGTACGAGCTCAGATTGAAATGCCGATGGACTTAAACATCGTGCTTGCTAAAGGTGATGTTCTGCAGGTAAGTGGTGAGAAGAGTCGTGTTCACGGCCTAGCAGAGAAAATTGGTTTCATCTCGATCCACAGCCAAATGGCGGATCTGATGGCTTTCTGCAGCTTCTTCATCTTGGGTATTCTATTTGGTTTGATCACCATGACATTTGGTCAGGTTTCATTTGGCTTAGGTAACGCGGTTGGCCTACTGCTATCAGGTATCATGCTAGGTTTCTTGCGTGCAAACCACCCTACTTTTGGCTATGTACCTCAAGGGGCACTGAACATGGTCAAAGACCTTGGTTTGATGTTCTTTATGGTGGGTATCGGTTTAAGCGCCGGTGGTAAGATATTTGAGCACTTAACTCAAGTTGGTCCCCAGGTTATTGGTATTGCTCTGATAGTCAGTGTAATCCCTGTATTCTTCGCTTACTTAGTGGGAGCTTACGTACTTAAGATGAACCGTGCACTGCTGTTTGGTGCGATCATCGGTGCACGAACCTGTGCTCCAGCAATGGACATCGTAAATGACCACGCTCGCTCAACAATCCCAGCACTGGGTTATGCGGGCACCTACGCGATAGCAAACATTTTGATGACCTTAGCCGGTACCTTTATCATCATTATCAGCTAG
- a CDS encoding trans-2-enoyl-CoA reductase family protein translates to MIIKPRIRGFICTTTHPVGCEANVKEQIAYTKAQGPIANAPKRVLVVGSSSGYGLSSRIAAAFGGGASTIGVFFEKAGTEKKPGTAGFYNSAAFDKFAKEEGLYSKSLNGDAFSNEAKQKTIDLIKEDLGQIDMVVYSLASPVRKMPETGEVIRSSLKPIGETYTSTAVDTNKDTIIEASVEPATEEEIKDTVTVMGGEDWELWINALSEAGVLADGCKTVAYSYIGTELTWPIYWDGALGKAKMDLDRAAAALNEKLGQTGGTANVAVLKSVVTQASSAIPVMPLYIAMVFKKMREEGIHEGCMEQIFRMFSQRLYKEDGSAPEVDDVNRLRLDDLELRDDIQEHCRNLWPQITTENLKELTDYVEYKEEFLKLFGFGVEGVDYEADVNPAVEFDVADI, encoded by the coding sequence ATGATCATCAAACCTCGAATTCGCGGATTCATCTGTACTACAACACATCCAGTCGGTTGTGAAGCTAATGTAAAAGAACAAATTGCTTACACAAAAGCTCAAGGCCCAATCGCAAACGCACCTAAACGTGTACTAGTTGTTGGCTCTTCAAGTGGCTACGGCTTGTCTTCACGTATTGCGGCTGCATTTGGTGGCGGCGCTTCAACTATCGGTGTTTTCTTTGAGAAAGCCGGTACTGAGAAAAAGCCAGGCACAGCTGGTTTCTACAACTCAGCAGCGTTCGACAAGTTTGCTAAAGAAGAAGGCCTATATTCAAAAAGCCTGAATGGCGATGCTTTCTCTAACGAAGCTAAACAGAAAACTATTGACCTGATCAAAGAAGATCTAGGCCAAATCGATATGGTTGTATACTCACTGGCGTCTCCAGTGCGTAAAATGCCAGAGACTGGCGAAGTCATTCGTTCATCTCTAAAGCCTATCGGTGAAACGTACACGTCAACTGCGGTTGATACGAATAAAGACACAATCATCGAAGCAAGCGTAGAGCCTGCAACTGAAGAAGAGATCAAAGACACTGTTACTGTAATGGGCGGTGAAGATTGGGAACTTTGGATCAATGCTCTTTCTGAAGCTGGTGTTCTAGCTGACGGTTGTAAGACGGTTGCTTACAGCTACATCGGTACTGAACTAACGTGGCCAATCTACTGGGATGGCGCGCTAGGTAAAGCTAAGATGGATCTAGACCGTGCTGCGGCAGCGCTAAACGAGAAACTAGGCCAAACTGGCGGTACTGCTAACGTTGCTGTTCTTAAGTCTGTTGTGACTCAAGCGAGCTCTGCAATCCCTGTTATGCCTCTTTACATCGCTATGGTGTTCAAGAAGATGCGTGAAGAAGGTATTCACGAAGGTTGTATGGAACAGATCTTCCGTATGTTCAGCCAGCGTCTATACAAAGAAGACGGCAGTGCTCCAGAAGTTGATGATGTAAATCGTCTACGTCTGGATGACCTAGAACTGCGTGACGACATCCAAGAGCATTGTCGTAACCTATGGCCTCAAATCACAACTGAAAACCTAAAAGAGCTAACTGACTACGTTGAGTACAAAGAAGAGTTCTTGAAGCTATTCGGTTTCGGTGTTGAAGGTGTTGATTACGAAGCTGACGTTAACCCAGCTGTTGAATTTGATGTAGCTGACATCTAA